Proteins co-encoded in one Salvia splendens isolate huo1 chromosome 4, SspV2, whole genome shotgun sequence genomic window:
- the LOC121797956 gene encoding 39S ribosomal protein L47, mitochondrial-like, whose product MLLTRVFGKALFGAAAKSEASVAAAAAFSTAARNPLEEFFEADRKPDDDKPVVYGRSWKASELRLKSWDDLNKLWYVLLKEKNMLMTQRQMLNAQNLNFPSPERISKVRKSMCRIKHVLTERAIEEPDPRRSAEMKRMVNAL is encoded by the exons ATGTTGTTAACAAGGGTTTTTGGGAAGGCCCTATTTGGTGCTGCAGCCAAATCCGAGGCCTCGGTTGCCGCAGCTGCCGCATTTTCTACTGCTGCACGCAACCCGCTCGAGGAATTCTTTGAGGCTGATAGAAAGCCAGATGACGACAAGCCTGTTGTCTAtg GTCGGAGTTGGAAGGCTTCTGAACTGCGTCTCAAGTCTTGGGATGACCTTAATAAGCTCTGGTATGTTCttttgaaagaaaagaacaTGCTGATGACTCAGCGACAGATGCTGAATGCTCAGAACTTGAACTTTCCTAGTCCCGAGCGTATTTCAAAG GTACGCAAGTCGATGTGCCGAATCAAGCATGTCCTAACTGAGAGAGCCATTGAAGAGCCGGATCCGAGGAGGTCAGCTGAGATGAAGAGGATGGTCAATGCCTTATAA